The following is a genomic window from Streptomyces sp. NBC_01381.
CGTGGGGGCGGGCGGTCTGGTGCACGGTGAGCGCGGTGTCGGTCATGGCGGTGACCGTACGGAGGAATGCGGGGGCCGGGCAGAGGGTTGCGCTCATGGAACGGCCCGATCCATGAGGGGCCCTCATAGAAGCAGGTGGGAGCCGTGATGGACGCCGCTGAAACCGCTGGAAAGACCGCCGCCACCGCCGACCTCGCCCCGCACGAGCTCCGCATCCTCGTCGCCGTCGACGACCGGCGCGGCTTCTCCGCGGCGGCACAGGCCCTCGGCCTGACGCAGTCCGCGGTCTCGCACTCCATCCGGGGCACGGAACGCAAGGTCGGAGCGGTGCTCTTCGAGCGGGGCCGCAAGGGCGCGACACCGACCGCCGCCGGATCCGCGGCCGCCGCGCACGCCCGCCGCGTCCTGCGGCTGCTCGACACCCTGGTGGCCGAGGCCCGCGGCGCCGACCGGGGCACGGTCGACGGACCCCTGCGCATCGCCGCCTTCCGCAGCGTCGCCCTGCATCTGCTCCCGGCAGCCCTGGAACGCCTCACCGCCCGCCACCCCGGCATCCGGCCGGAGGTCCGGGTGGTGCGCGAGCTGGGCGCGGGCACTGCGGGCGAGGTCGCCGATGGCCGCGCCGACGTGGGCATCGCGACGATCGGCGGCAGCTCGCCCGTGCCCGCGGGGCTCATCGGCGACGTACTCCTCGAAGAGCCCTACGCGCTCGTGCACCCGGCGGGCCACCCTGCCCCGCGCTCGCTGCCGCTGGTGGACTGGCACGAGAACTGCGGCTCCTACACCCGGGAGTGGTGGCGCAGACAGGACTGGATCCCCAAGGCGACCGTCCTGACCGAGGACGACGGAGCAGTGCTCTCGATGGTGAGCAACGGTCACGGCATGGCG
Proteins encoded in this region:
- a CDS encoding LysR family transcriptional regulator translates to MDAAETAGKTAATADLAPHELRILVAVDDRRGFSAAAQALGLTQSAVSHSIRGTERKVGAVLFERGRKGATPTAAGSAAAAHARRVLRLLDTLVAEARGADRGTVDGPLRIAAFRSVALHLLPAALERLTARHPGIRPEVRVVRELGAGTAGEVADGRADVGIATIGGSSPVPAGLIGDVLLEEPYALVHPAGHPAPRSLPLVDWHENCGSYTREWWRRQDWIPKATVLTEDDGAVLSMVSNGHGMAIMPALSLTGAPDTIEITDLGTERPTRSVGYVTTPELASSTAVRALIRELRAVRA